DNA sequence from the Centroberyx gerrardi isolate f3 chromosome 22, fCenGer3.hap1.cur.20231027, whole genome shotgun sequence genome:
ATTTGAACATACTAATACCGGGAGCCGCAGCACTCCTTGGAAGACTCCACCGGTGAGGAAAGAGAGCGGGTGCCTTGGTGTCCTTCTGAAAGAGAGGTCTATGAACTCCACTACCGAGTATGCTCCTCTCTAATCTACATTCTCTGTGCAATAAAATGGACAAGCTACAACTCAATAAAAAGCACTAGAATAACAACACACTACAACTATCGAGATTCTAACTCATTAGAGCAGACAGGGACGCACAGCTGtcggggaagagggaggaagggaggtggAATATGCTTCTTTATTAATGAAAGCTAGTGTAGTGATGTCACAGTGCTACTAAAATCATGCTCCCCTGACCTGGAAACTCTATTTAGAGGACACTTGAAGGACTCCTTTCGCTCGGGCCCCCATGCAGCTCTTGGACGTTCTGACCACAATACAATACATCTCATTCCGACATACAGGTCGAAGCTAAAAAGCGCTAAGCCTGTTGTCAGCATAACTAAAAGATGGACCGATGCAGCTATTGAAGAACTACAGAGCTGCTTTGACTGCAAGGATTGTAATGCCACTTCCAGCAACATTCATACTATGATTTCCTAACAGCTGTATTCCTAGAAAGACTAGGActaaaatacaacaacaacaacaacaacaacaacaagccctGGTTTACAGCTGAGCTGGCGAGGCTACTCAAGGAAAAGGAGGCAGCATATAGGAGTGGAAATAAAATTATCTTCAAGCAGGCCTAATacagactggaaaaaaaaatcaaaactgcCAAACAGGACTTCATTGCAAAGTTGGAAAACCAGTTTTCAGCCAATGACCCATCAGCAGTTTGGAGAGTTATGAGGGAGAGGATGGGAAGCCTGCAAAACCAGTGGCTGACAAACAAAGGAGCACGAGAGGACCTTGGGTCAAAAAGCAGCATTAGGAAGAAGCAAGACAGCAGAGTGCCCTTTGACCCAAGTGCATGCATGAGAGGTGTACAGACAGTGTTTGCTTTTCTCCCACATGCTTCACAGAGGCTATGGCAAGTAAGAAAATCAGACAGGTTGGACTGAGAAACCCACACTTGATGACATGCCTGTGACTGTGGAAGCCATGGACTGCCCCAGGGCTTGAGCATGAGCACTGGACCCCTGCATCAGCATATCAACTACCCAAAGCATTTCTGCAGATACTTCACTTGGGTCAGTAGAGGACAAATGCTGCAGCAGACCCTTCAAATAGACAAACAGCAAGGAGTGGGTAAATCCCAGTGTAGCCAACAATGTTGATGCCTGATAGGCTTCACACAGCTAGCTATTGGTGGTTGAAGTGACATGAATCTTTGCCAGCAATGGAAGTAGCCCTACCAGCAGTGAAAAAGTAGGGCCAACTTGAGGGGCAGAAGCAACCCCACAGGCTGCAACATCAGCGTGATTGGCCAGCTGAGTCCTGGGGAGAGTAAAGGAACTAGGCAACATCCAAGATGACTGCAATTCAGTCATAAAGTCTGGAAGCACTGGCAACCCATGTGGAGGGTCTGACAGTCGGTCTAAGTCGTCTGATGCTGCAATGGACAGCTCATCAGAATGACGACCAGGGTGCTTGGCAATTGGCTCTCAGAGATCTAGGGCGACATGGGGGCACTGTTGAGctactattttttattttgcatcCGTCTGTTCCAtattttagccatataaatgtataaaaatgctaagactttttcctcaaacaattctctcaggaaagtagttccgtagcaccgaaaatagtccccggcgtaatgaagaatttgttcccatttgaatttgatttggtaataactacaacagcctgacttttcatggtaacagttagcgatttttaaaatggaaactatgtctttgtgagctgtatttaaaggtttttagcttacaattggagccaatgacttccgggttgacggctaaaaacggtacgtgggaagtcagaaagtaacgggagtagagcaaacgcattgttgattttgttattttcataggatttgttgacggtaagcaatgcattaaaaaacaccggccttatcctttaatgttcACATTTGAATTCCATGCAGTTATGCAGTTTCTATATCTCTTCCTGTCAAGCTCCACATTGTGGTGATCTATCGCCCACCTGGTCAGCTTGGTGACTTCCTTGATAAGATTGATGCCCTTGTCACCTTTTTTTCCTGAAGATGGCACTCCACTCATACTTCTGGGTGACTTTAACATCCAGTCATAAAAACTGCAATCTCTGTCCTTTAACTTTTTCTGATCTTTTGACCTTACCCTTTGTCAATCTCCTCCAACGCACAAGGCAGGGAACCTGCTTGACCTTATCTACATCAGATCCTGGTTTACTTACAACCTTACAACCTTATGTGATCAGCACCTCTCAAATACTGGTGTGCGtccccctctcctctattcATTACTTTCAACCTACCTTCACCCCTCTTCTTGTATCTGACCATCACTTTATATTCTTCTCCCTTCCCATCTcatcctccccctctcactTAGCGTCCACTCACACCATCACCACCTGGTGCAACCTAAAATCTCTCTCACCTACCTTGTTCTCTTCTGCTATTCTTTCCTCGCTTCCCTCAGCTGAGcagttctctctcctgtccactgAGCAGACCTCCTCtactcttttctcctttctctcctcctctctagactctctctgcctgttcaCCACTAGACCAGCTCGATCCTCTCCACCCACTCCTTGGCTGTCTGAATTTCTGCAAACTCACAGAACTTCGAGCAGATGAGAGGAAATGATCAAAATCTAAGAGCCCTAATGACCTCATTGCCTACTACCTCATCCTCTCTGACCCTCAAGTTGGGAGAGTGGCTCCAACAGATAACCAGAACAACATCTGGGATCTCCATCCAGAGGAGTGCAGTCCTAGGAACAGCTAAGATACTGCACAGAACCCTCAAACTCCCAGGTtccattttatatttatatcttTACTGTAATTGTTATGGCTTATGGAATCAGGTATTATTCTCTACACTGTTGTATATGATATTCGCATCAGGACTGACCGAGCCTTCCTGCAGTTCCTCACAGCTGGAATCAGCCTCATTCGTCCCTCCACTGATGTGTTGTACGCCTTCAGGTCCAACACATCCAGAACCTCCTCTGACATCTGCAGCATGTAGGCCAGAGCTGAGCAGTGGATCTCAGAGAGTTTCTTCTCTGATCTGTTCTCTGACTTCAGAAACTCTTGGATCTCCTGATGTACTGACTGGTCGTTCATCTCCATCAAACAGTGGAAGATGTTGATGCTTCTGTCAGGAGGGGTAAGGTCAGTGCTCATCTTCTTCAGGTTGCTGATGGCTTTCTGGATGCTTTCtggtctgctctctgtctgacccagCAGGCCTCCTAAGAGACTCTGGTTGGACTCCAGTGAGAGACCATGAAGGAAGCGGACAAAGAGGTCCAGGTGGCCACTTTTACTCTTCAGGGCTTTACACATGGCTTTGTCCAGGAAGATATCCAGGGGCGAGTCACTATCATATTTACCAAAATCACCATCATCAAAATCCAGTAATAATTCACTGTTGTCATACTCTGGCTCTGCCAGGAATGCCTCCAGTACCTTCATGTCCCTGTTTGTGTAACAGTGGAACATGTAGACTGCAGcgagaaactcctgaatgctcagatgaaCAAAGCAGTAGACCGTTCTCCGGAAGAGCACACACTCTCTTTTGAAGATCTCTGTGCACACTCCTGAGAACACCAAGGCCTCTCTGACATCAAGACCACACTCCTCCAGGTCTTCTTGGTAGAACAtgaggttgcctttctccagatGTTCAAACGCCAGCTTCCCCAGCTTCAGAAGAACTTCCCTATCAGTCTCCATCAGCTCCTGTTGACTCATCTCATGTCTCTCATCAtacttctgcttcttcctctttgtctgAACTAGCAGGAAGTGTgagtacatctcagtcagggtcttgggcagctctcctctctggtctgTAGTCAACATgtgctccagaactgtagcagtgatccaacagaagactgggatgtggcacatgatgtggaggctccTGGATGCCTTGATGTgtgagatgattctgctggacAGCTCCTCATCACTGGATCTcctcctgaagtactcctccttctgggGGTCAGTGAACCCTCGTACTTCTGTTACCCTGTCAACACAtgtaggagggatctgattggctgctgcaggtcgggAAGTTATCCAGAGGAGAGCCGAGGGAAGCAGATTCCCCTCGATGAGGTTTGTCAACAGCACGTCTACTGATGATGTCTGTGTGACATCAGACACGACCTCATTGTTCTGGAAATCCAATAAAAGTCTGCTTTCATCCAggccgtcaaagatgaacacaacttTACAGACAGAGAGCTTCTCTGCTGTGACCGTCTGTAATGTTGGATGGAAAACATGGAGCAGCATGAGAAGACTGTACTGCTCATCTTTGATCAAGTTCAGCTCCCGGAACGAAAGCAGAATCACAAGACTGACATCTTGATTTTCCAAGCCCTctgcccagtccagagtgaacttctgcaCTGAGAAGGTTTTTCCAATGCCAGCAACGCCCTTCGTCAGAACTACTCTGATGTGTGTCTCTTggccaggtaagggtttaaagatgtcgtGGCACTTGATTGTAATGCCATGGAGGGTCTTCATCTTGGATGCTGTCTCCAGCTGCCACACCTCATGTTGGGTATTAACCTCttcactctgtccctctgtgatgtagagCTCAGTGTAGATCCTGTTGAGGGGGGTTCCAGTTCCTGCTTCAGCAGTTCCTTCTGTCACAAATTCACATCTCCTTCTCAGACTGATCTTATGCTCGTCTAAAACCTCCTGCGGACCGCTGTCCActggaagagaagaaagaatgaGCAAGTGTTtaacaaatacagtatgttactGAATCCTGTTTTACAAAATATGACAACAGTAGACAGACTCCCAGTCTTACTTTGTGCAATGCTGGTTTGACTGGGTGTCTGCAGTCCAGGTCTTGTTCTGGATCTTTCTCCACACTGGGGACAGGCGGAGTCTCCTGATGAACCAGACTGGTCCCAGTATGAGGTGATGCACTGTCTGCAGAACCAGTGTCCACAGCTGGTAGAGACTGGATCCCTCAGGACCTCCTGACACAATGCACAGCAGGACAGCTGCTCCTTCACAACACCACGACTCCTCTTCTGTCTGTGGAGACAGAACACAATTGTGAACACAATTCAGTATGACTCAATAGAAAACATTTTAGGTTTTAACTAATATGTTTCATTGAAATTGAAAACTAAATATCAATATTTTGCCAGTACTATCTACATAGTCAGAAAGCATCATGCTGCCACAACATGTAAATTTGATTTTCAAATGTCTATCTCTTACCATAGTTGTAGTTTAATCAGTCAACACTGCACCAAGTTACCCATCATGGATAAAAGTACTGTGGCGATCATGGATGAATGCAATATTGTAGCATTATTTCTGGTTTGTTTCATATCTAATTGTTATTAATGAATGCTAGTCTCAAAACATACAGCATGCAGTCCtatcatcaactttactgaaaTTTGGAAAAGAGCACAGATATTGCCTGGCAGTCattgttaaataaatacattccaTTCTTGATAACCTGGTGTTAGCAGGTAACAGAGATTGATCACAACAGTTAGAGTGTCTGAAAATAAAGAGTTATAGCCAATATTCCACTACATTACATCTACATTATCAGGCAGTGTCTATATGTACATCTACATTTACAATCAAAAAGTTAAAGATGCAAGAGTATTACTTAGCCAATTTTCCCCAATTTCAATGCAAGTCCTCACTGATATGGTTTCTCACATGAGAATATCCTCTAGCCCTCGGGATGTTCTGCCATCAAATTTCCTGAAAAAGGTTTTGGGAGCAATTGGCCCTAGTTTACTTGCCATCATAAACAGTTCACTTTCCACCGGCTGTGTTCCAGACTGTTTTAAATATGCTAGTGTCCAAAGAAACCTAAAACTGACCCTCAACTTCTGAACAATTTTAGACCCATCTCCAAATTACCATATATATCTAAAATATTAGAAAAAGCAGTCGCAACACAGCTCCTGGAAGTGGTAGAGCAAAACAATGTTTTTGAGAAATTTCAGTCAGGTTTGCGCCAGTACCACAGCACAGAGACCGCCCTGCTCCATGTCACAAATGACATCTTGATGGATGCGGATGCGGgcaattgttcagtgttggtaCTGCTGGACCTAAGTGCCGCATTTGACACCATCGATCATAACATCCTAATCAACAGATTACACAAGTGTGTTGGTATCTCTGGTTTAGCTCTCGACTGGTTCATTTCATATCTTTCCAAAAGGACGTTTTCAGTGTCCATTGGCAATTTCTCCTCATCTGAACGTCAGATTTCTTGTGGAGTGCCTCAAGGTTCCATTCTTGGGCCTATCCTGTTTTCTCTTTACATGTTACCTTTGGGGCATGTTATTAGACAGCACAatatttctttccatttttatgctgatgatacgCAGCTGTATCTTTCTTTTAAATCAAATGATTTTAGCAGACTGTCTATCTTACACAATTGCCTTCTTGACATCAAGGCATGGATGGCCCAAAACTTTCTCCAGTTGAATGCTGATAAGACAGAAATTGAAATCATTGGTTCTGACCCTACTACGCAAGCAGTTCAACAATCCCTGGGCTCCTTATCTAGCCTTGTAAGGCCAGTATCTAAGAAtttaggattttattttgattccAGTTTGTACTTTAATCATCATATCACAAAACTGGTCCAATCATGCTTTTTTCAGTTTAGGAATATTGCCAAGATCAGCCCCATCCTGTCATTTCAAGATACAGAGAAAGTCATTCATGCCTTGGTCACATCCCGTttagattactgtaatgcactttttACTTGCTTGACTCAGTCATCTTTAAATCAACTACAGCTTGTCCAAAATTCCGCTGCCAGACTCCTAACTAAGACTAAACATTCTGCTCATATCACCCCTGTCTTAGCCTCTTTACATTGGCTCCCAGTACGTTTTCAGGATTGATTTAAAAATTCTCTTAATTACTTACAAGGGCTTGCGTGGCAGAGCTCCAATATATATTGTTGAACTTCTAAAACTCTACCATACCGCAAGGAGTCTTTGCTCGTCAGACCGAGGTCTTTTAGCTGTCCCTCCAACTAAGCTCAAATCAAAGGGAGACCAGCTTTTGCTGCTTTAACCCCCAAACTATGGAAAAGTTTACCATACAATGTCAGAATGGCTGAATCGGTGGATGTTTTTAAATCACGGTTAAAAACTCACCTCTATTGCTTGGCTTTTCCTTCTTATTAacctgtgttttattgtgttttattgtgctttattgtattttattgtcattgttattttattgcgTGTTTTAacgtattttattttatttctttctgttcagcactttgtaaactcttgtttttgaaaagtgctttacaaataaagtttattattattcttatatGTGTGAATCTCCTGTTTGCttgaaattgtcttttcattGATGTTGGGATGTTTTAGGGCGTaaaccatttcctgtgggcgtgtTGTATCACACTTATAGCTGGTTTTCTTTAATCCGAACCACAgaagaaaagtttactttgttgcattttagtATCTACAAATAATTTCTGCTCCAAGTGCACCACAACGATTGTACAAAAACTGTGAGCATGTAGATTCAACATTTGTAATGCGCAAGATGGCGAGGATGTAACAGCAGACTTGAGAAAGACTTGTACTagaaaaatgtgagaaaatataTTACAATTTTGCTGCTTCTAGTGCATTCATTTAGATTTTGACTTGCACATCAGTAAATCTTTACTGTGAACGCAAATTTAGAACAgatgtgtgaatattttctgtgagTGTAAATTCCAACATGCAAGTTGTCAGGTATTTTGCtgaaaaaacaccaaataatCCAGATCCATTTTGGTTGAAAAACTTATTATTCTAGTATAGTATTGCAGATCAggtatttttctctttccagtGTCTTTCCTCCATATCCTTACTATGAGCTTCATGAATACAATCCTCTTATAGTGTGGAATGCAAACGTAAAGGGAAACAATTCTAAATGACAGAAAATTTTTCCTTAGTCATATTCCATCAGGTAGACTTCCAGTATAACCAGTCCTCTTACTTTGTGTCTGAAGGTCCAGGTTCATTACTGAAGGCTAGAGGAATATCTTTGGACCGGTCACTCTtcatagacagacagctgggtgcTGCAGACTCTGCTCTCTGGCTCCGGTCCTGACCTCTGGAAACAACAAGATCTTTTTATTAATATCATGTGAATACAACAACAGTTTGTTTCTAGCTTACGAATTCCTAATGAAGATCCAATTTGGTGAGAACAGTTGTATTGTAAAGCAGTGAGCAGTTATTTTTCATGTGTCTTTCCTTGATATCCTCATTACTAGTTTTGCTTCATGAATACAATCCTCTCATAGCGATTCTAACTGACAGCAgtatttttccttctttctgatTTAATCAGGTTTCATCAGGTAGGCTTCCAGTATAACCAGTTCACTTACTTTGTGTCTGAAGGTCCAGGTTCATTACTGAAGGCTAGAGGAATATCTTTGGACCGGTCACTCTtcatagacagacagctgggtactggagactctgctctctgcctgtGGTACTGACCTCTGGAaacataaatgttttattcatatcATTAGTTCTAGTAAAGACAGACAACAATGCATGTGATGTTGCACACTGTCACTTTTTCTGTCCATCTGGATCCTGCATCTGGAGTTTTTGATAAGGAGAACAGCTGGTTCTGTTCTTATCCTAATCTGTATGTTCTGTACACATAGGCCTAGGGCATCACACATGGGGAAGCTAAAATTCCTTGGATTTTCATAGGACAAAATCAGGCAAACCACATAAACAGCTCGACTGGTACTATGGAATAAGAAAGGCCACATCTTGCATGAAATATAAAATTTGACTCAATGCATTAAGCACAAAATTACAATCAAATTTCCGATTAGGCCTACATTACAATTATCGCTGGTATGGCCAAATTGAGATGGTATGGCCAAATAATTCCATTCATTCTTCACAGGAAGCAATGCTCACCTCTGACATCAATTCAATTCGCCTTTACCAGTcagagatgtttgttttgttgaatcGTCAGATTCATCTCTTCTGTAGAATCGAATGGTGTAGACTAGAGCTCATTGATGTCAGTACTTCgaacagccagcagatggcgacaaagaccatgagttccccacacaggcttctctctgactgactgcgATGGCGCTCATAGCTGATAGACGATTTTAGcccttcccataatgctttgctttacCAGTTGTTC
Encoded proteins:
- the LOC139932014 gene encoding NACHT, LRR and PYD domains-containing protein 12-like isoform X1, whose protein sequence is MSVCEEEEEGRAESPVPSCLSMKSDRSKDRPPDFSNEPGPSDTKGQYHRQRAESPVPSCLSMKSDRSKDIPLAFSNEPGPSDTKGQDRSQRAESAAPSCLSMKSDRSKDIPLAFSNEPGPSDTKQKRSRGVVKEQLSCCALCQEVLRDPVSTSCGHWFCRQCITSYWDQSGSSGDSACPQCGERSRTRPGLQTPSQTSIAQMDSGPQEVLDEHKISLRRRCEFVTEGTAEAGTGTPLNRIYTELYITEGQSEEVNTQHEVWQLETASKMKTLHGITIKCHDIFKPLPGQETHIRVVLTKGVAGIGKTFSVQKFTLDWAEGLENQDVSLVILLSFRELNLIKDEQYSLLMLLHVFHPTLQTVTAEKLSVCKVVFIFDGLDESRLLLDFQNNEVVSDVTQTSSVDVLLTNLIEGNLLPSALLWITSRPAAANQIPPTCVDRVTEVRGFTDPQKEEYFRRRSSDEELSSRIISHIKASRSLHIMCHIPVFCWITATVLEHMLTTDQRGELPKTLTEMYSHFLLVQTKRKKQKYDERHEMSQQELMETDREVLLKLGKLAFEHLEKGNLMFYQEDLEECGLDVREALVFSGVCTEIFKRECVLFRRTVYCFVHLSIQEFLAAVYMFHCYTNRDMKVLEAFLAEPEYDNSELLLDFDDGDFGKYDSDSPLDIFLDKAMCKALKSKSGHLDLFVRFLHGLSLESNQSLLGGLLGQTESRPESIQKAISNLKKMSTDLTPPDRSINIFHCLMEMNDQSVHQEIQEFLKSENRSEKKLSEIHCSALAYMLQMSEEVLDVLDLKAYNTSVEGRMRLIPAVRNCRKARLSSCELADVECEVLFSALKSNPSHLIELDLSNNMVLDRGMLLLSAGLESPHCRLETLRLRALMLSAISCASLASALKSNYSHLRELDLGYNRKLEDFGVILLCTGLESPHCRLETLRLDSCELSESCCASLASALSNSSHLRELDLSYNKLQDFGVILLCTGLESPHCRLETLRLTDCQITDEGCASLASALKSNPSHLRELDLSINYLQDSGVKLLSAGLESPHCRLETLRVDNREDWIIADSLTRYACHLTLDPKTAKGNLDLSEDNRKVTVLREKQSNPDHSERSNQHRQVLCGEGLTGRCYWEVERSREVVMGVSDNVQTWTLQCFDNSYIARHNGISTTIPVRPCGSNRVAVYLDWSAGTLSFYKVYSDKLRLLHTFCSTFTEPLYPGFGFGSHGSGVVLVPVSQEQALG
- the LOC139932014 gene encoding NLR family CARD domain-containing protein 3-like isoform X5 — protein: MDSGPQEVLDEHKISLRRRCEFVTEGTAEAGTGTPLNRIYTELYITEGQSEEVNTQHEVWQLETASKMKTLHGITIKCHDIFKPLPGQETHIRVVLTKGVAGIGKTFSVQKFTLDWAEGLENQDVSLVILLSFRELNLIKDEQYSLLMLLHVFHPTLQTVTAEKLSVCKVVFIFDGLDESRLLLDFQNNEVVSDVTQTSSVDVLLTNLIEGNLLPSALLWITSRPAAANQIPPTCVDRVTEVRGFTDPQKEEYFRRRSSDEELSSRIISHIKASRSLHIMCHIPVFCWITATVLEHMLTTDQRGELPKTLTEMYSHFLLVQTKRKKQKYDERHEMSQQELMETDREVLLKLGKLAFEHLEKGNLMFYQEDLEECGLDVREALVFSGVCTEIFKRECVLFRRTVYCFVHLSIQEFLAAVYMFHCYTNRDMKVLEAFLAEPEYDNSELLLDFDDGDFGKYDSDSPLDIFLDKAMCKALKSKSGHLDLFVRFLHGLSLESNQSLLGGLLGQTESRPESIQKAISNLKKMSTDLTPPDRSINIFHCLMEMNDQSVHQEIQEFLKSENRSEKKLSEIHCSALAYMLQMSEEVLDVLDLKAYNTSVEGRMRLIPAVRNCRKARLSSCELADVECEVLFSALKSNPSHLIELDLSNNMVLDRGMLLLSAGLESPHCRLETLRLRALMLSAISCASLASALKSNYSHLRELDLGYNRKLEDFGVILLCTGLESPHCRLETLRLDSCELSESCCASLASALSNSSHLRELDLSYNKLQDFGVILLCTGLESPHCRLETLRLTDCQITDEGCASLASALKSNPSHLRELDLSINYLQDSGVKLLSAGLESPHCRLETLRVDNREDWIIADSLTRYACHLTLDPKTAKGNLDLSEDNRKVTVLREKQSNPDHSERSNQHRQVLCGEGLTGRCYWEVERSREVVMGVSDNVQTWTLQCFDNSYIARHNGISTTIPVRPCGSNRVAVYLDWSAGTLSFYKVYSDKLRLLHTFCSTFTEPLYPGFGFGSHGSGVVLVPVSQEQALG